The Leishmania mexicana MHOM/GT/2001/U1103 complete genome, chromosome 29 DNA window CGactgcgtcgccgcggctacgaggtgctgccgcaTGATGACCCCTTTCACATGAACACTgcggagaagctgctggaCCGCCGCTACTTTGATGTGATCGCGTGCAACAATGTGCTTGACCGCGCTGACATGCCGGAGACACTGCTGCGGGAGATGCGGGACTCGCTCAAGCCGAACGGCCTCCTGGTGCTCGCAGTCGTTTTGCCATGGTGCCCGTTTGTCGAGGATGGCCCGCGGCAGAAGAGGCCCAGCGAGATTCTCCCGATGGAGGGCGGGGagtgctgccgcggtgcctCTTTCGAGGAGTCCATGTCGAAGTTGGTCGAGAACGTGTTGGTGCCAATGGGCTTCGAGGTGGTTCGCTGGACCAGGCTCCCCTACCTATGTGAGGGCAACCTCCGCATCGAGTATGCGGTGCTAAGCGACGCCGTGCTCATCCTGCGTAACCGAGGTGATGTGTAGAGCCCTGCGTGGTCTTTgttcttcctcccttccctccctcttaTCTGTGcacccgcccctctctctgggTCGCGGGATGCACagcgcgagagcggcggTCACATTCCTGCCTCAGGGCCtccctgtgtgtgccccTGTCAgtgcgtttttcttttttttttcgttgctcttctcctttcACCGACCCGGATGACGcagacaggcaggcagggaGGTGGCCACACACCGCTGAGTGCGTCGCATCCTCAGGGTCCAGCACGACCCACCATGTGGGGACGGAGCCGAGCAGCTCCCCTATCCCCCTGCACGATGCcgaaccacctctggtgggGCCAGGATCAGGCACCCTACGCCATGGGGAGGTCAGTGCGGttcatcgctgctgatgccggcggtggggccgtgggcggtgctgcggtgaggcgacctgcgaggccgcgggtgggtgggtagagtTTGGGGCAGGGGCGGTGCTCTCAGGTGGCTGGGCCGGGCGCATTTGGTGTACCGGgcgtctctcttgctctgcttcgcacgacgcggatggGGGCCCCTGTGGGCAGGGTCTGGTGTCGGTGGGCGTGTGGCTTATTCTGCATGGCGGAGAACGGACACGCGTTGGAGGCAAGCGCGAAGCGGAAAAAAATCAGGAAAACGACTGCTCACGTCGTTCCTTCTCCCCCGTTTGtgtttttctctctgcgctgcctcgccgaAAGTTTGGTGTATCGCAGAGCGGGCATCGCAGGGGCCCCGGCTCTCCTGCTTCGCCGTCGATGGTTTCGTTTTCccgctgccctctccctcctccccctccttggACCCAGTGCCTCCATCTACCATCTTGTTGGCGTTGtggtatatatatatatatatgcttacttttccttgtgtgtgtctgtgtgtagCTTCTGCACTCGCACGCTCTGCCGCCCTCCCTTCAGTTTTACTGTCGTTGTCACTCTTACCAGTATCTCCATGCATCCATCATCCGACACgtctttcctcctcttcttctccacACCCTCGTGACATAGGCATACATGCGAAGGTGAGGGCGAGGCCAACGCGAAGAGGACGGGGGATGCTGCGACGCTGAAGGGAGCGACAGTGAGTCTGCAaagagtgagtgagtgagtgtgtgtgttggtgggCATGAgaagaaagcgagagagtgggagtggtgatggtggcaaAGGTAACCCTGCGCGCAGACATCCGTTCtatcgtcgtcgtctcacTGTTCCCTTCCGTTGCCCTCTCTCGTTAgacctgccccctccccccgcctccctttttcttccAGGTCCCGCACCTCAAATTTTGGTTTCGCATGTTTTGCTTCCATCGCTAAGTGAGCTGGTCAGAACAACAACGCAGCCAAGAACGGAAGAACAACGCGAGTCCGGATTTACTACACGCATGGGCATACACGCAAGAGTTGTAGCACTgttgcgcatgtgtgtgtgtgtctgctccTTGTTACTGACACGTctgcctctcgccctccctctcccccggACGATCGCCTCATCTCCCTCTCGACTTCGATGTtcatttctttttctgcCTGCACTCTCGATTAGTGCAGCTTCGCGTCTATAAACGCGTCATATGCCTCTGCAAACATGtcctcccttctctgtgCGCAGTACTACCATCTCCTCGGTCCCTTCGTCACACCTCTACCGCCGCATCAGCGGCACACCTTACCGAGGCAGTATGGgacgtggggaggggggagggacgagaGAATAGGGCCGACCGGGGCGCTATGGAGAGGAGCGGGAGGTCGAGAGTTAGCAGAGGGAGCAGGGGGACAAATTCGCCGGCACGAGAGCTGGAAACGAAAGGTGTAGGCTATTTTCTCGAGAAGggcaaaaggaaaagcgacggcagcacacACTGCAGGTGCAATGCCATGCATGTGCATGTATAGGAGTGAGCGGGTGAGCGCTTGTGCGCAGCTTCTCAGTGTGCTGAGTATACGGGCTTTCCAGGCGTTTGTAGCTCTaccgtttcttttttttggtttctGTTCTtgcttgctctctctctatcttcgtaaggtgtgtgcgtgtgtctaaGTAAcagttgtgcgtgtgtgtgtgtgtcggaagggaggtggtgcagcataCGCGTAACAAGcaacgaaacgaaaaaacacacatatatatatatatatatacgtagacgcatgcatgcgctcgcacacgtgcgcagaagaggaagcagccgccgccgccgcagcataGCGGTGTTGAAAGGAAAACTAAAACAGGCGAACACGCGCTTCTACGCGCCACAAGTGCAGatcggctctctctctctctgtctgtctgtgtgtgtgtgtgtgtgcgggcgaTGCTGTCATGTCCACCACGTCTCTGGTCGAGCGAAGCGGTATATCTCTCTGTCTTGGTTTATTTTTTCTCTTGGCTGAGGGCTAGGAAAGCCTCCGCTTCGGCCGGCTCTTTCACATCTTCTCCTTTtgttctccctccctcttcccccctcatcaacgcacacacactcagtCCGCAAAGTGAGGGAGCTAAGCTGCCGAGATACAGGACAAGgttccctcccccgcccccaccaaGAAAACAAAGGTAGGAAAGCAAGAAGCTCCACGAGATAGGCAGCGGGGTCATCTCCTTCACGCTCAGACTCCATTGCCACACAGACGAACGAAACGCCGAGcgcaggcgtgtgcgtgctttcgcgtgtttttttttccatcGACCGTTGCTCGTCTTTTCGGCTCGTAAGAGCTGCCTCTCGCAGGTTCGCTGACGCTCCTACATTCACTCATTTGTGTAGTACATACACGTACGCTCGCGTCGATGAGTGCGCCTCCGATTCCACCGGGCAAGATGCCCCCGCGACCGCCGGGGATGAAAGCGATGCCGCCCATGCCCCCCGGATTCAAGGTACCAGGTCATggaggggcagcgccgcccatACCTCCGGGTCGTGCACCGCCGCAACCACCCGGTATGCGCAGTGGTGGcccgccgccgatgccgcctGGCATGGTGAAACACGCACCGCCGCAACCACCCGGGGGAGCGCCAGCAGCCGCAGGTGGCGGGTCATACCCTCGCTATCCTATGCCACCCGGCcacagtggtggtggtgccccTCTACCGCCGTTGGGAGGCGgtccaccggcgccgccgcagcagcccgcgCCAAGTGGTGCTCCACCGTCGAATGCACCGCGCTACCTGATGCCGCCGTCCGCTATGAGCGCAGAGGTGCCGACCATATCTCCTTACGCCGCATCTGGTGCCCCTGCGCCTCGGCCGCAGTCGTCGCACCCTCAGCAGTACCCCCCTCAGAACCCATACGGCGGCGATCGAGGCGGCATGCACCCTCCGGGGCGGTACGACGACGATTatgacggcggcagccgcaaccggcggcagggcaggggggagcgcggtcaccgcggtggcggtgggcgcgagcgtggcggcgaccGTCATGACCGTGGCGAGCACCCCGAGCGGAGCagtcgccgtggcggcggtcgTCACCGCGACGAGGCCCCTCGCAACCCGCCGATGCGCGACCCGACGAACACCGTCTGGGTCGGCAGCTACGACCCGGCTTTCCACTCGCGCAGCATGCTGTGCCGCGCATTCTGGCCTTTCGGCCGCGTTATGGAGATCTCGATCCACGATGGCAAGTCGTACGCCTTTGTGCACCTGCGGCGCACCGAGGAGGCCAAggccgccgtcgacgccCTCATCGAGAGCCGCGAGTT harbors:
- a CDS encoding putative DREV methyltransferase, coding for MQGLSKDLQLYISGHRGRPALIYEPRASLVSPSLLQLFEACNCDAETTAFLIRSRNMSVWKLMLADFLSVFLSRTTAQGMVGRGMMFVYSTEQIRRLLRPPQAPLTSPLPPDFQFDSLLDIGAGDGGVTEKIAPLFKKVYVTEFSASMRWRLRRRGYEVLPHDDPFHMNTAEKLLDRRYFDVIACNNVLDRADMPETLLREMRDSLKPNGLLVLAVVLPWCPFVEDGPRQKRPSEILPMEGGECCRGASFEESMSKLVENVLVPMGFEVVRWTRLPYLCEGNLRIEYAVLSDAVLILRNRGDV